A region from the Halosolutus gelatinilyticus genome encodes:
- a CDS encoding amino acid permease, protein MVEHTRTLGFWVAFALGLGTMIAAGIFSLSGTAVAAIGSSAVIAFVIAALIAGVTAASYSEFASIYAENGGGYLFSSRTFDRDLLEYAVGVSLFLGYTGTTAFYLATMDEWFFEFILPHGWPVPHGTIGVLAAILLGSLNARGTEESGTFQVLVSGAKVAVLIAFIAGAFAYKAPAETVGTFTAAVSTDVTGIVSIAALAFITFFGFSAIAASAGEIIEPRKTVPRAIAASIVAVTILYAFVIVAMVNAPIPAEVIAEEGETAMGSVANAFLGSIGMALIVAGAIFSMVSASNASVLAASSIGSLMGRQGQAPRRFSRIHPVYGTPFWSVTTVTATIVTLIVGFIMLFPAEGGLGGMSLGLEALTGFATFNLLAPLSVVNIALIVSRRRFPDIERPIRVPLVPLVPIIGILANLALITNLPTIGVVVGTVLVGALLAAYLIWGGAPETEELFERVVSPYSPDEMAAQSAASGGGSAAEATPIESTSNGTAATDADRFRLLVPVRRPDRAPAHVRLAATIGSLHASNPLIRVVNVTQIPDQTPSEMVTETAEERASRIGDVLAAADIDVDYTVEGHISRDVGFSIVQAARNEQADLILMGYPEESADVTQRVEFDAPCDVLFSSGFIERGLGVPATVNVGAGGGPHHEALLPFVNDLAEDGSKIHVINVRPTGEVGTAENPGRTLNALPAAGSVEVHNVTADSVAEGLVTTAVENGGILVIGASRTRRLRQWILGSTPDRVIDLADDADVPVIVYASEPSVRGVAEDLLFPIYRYLAKLGTPDRPVLERERSGDVER, encoded by the coding sequence ATGGTCGAACACACGAGGACCCTCGGTTTCTGGGTGGCCTTCGCGCTGGGGCTGGGGACGATGATCGCTGCCGGCATCTTCTCGCTCTCGGGGACCGCGGTGGCCGCGATCGGAAGTAGCGCGGTTATCGCGTTCGTCATCGCGGCGCTCATCGCGGGGGTGACGGCGGCCTCGTACTCCGAATTCGCCTCGATTTACGCGGAGAACGGCGGCGGCTACCTGTTCAGCTCGCGAACGTTCGATCGCGATCTCTTGGAATACGCGGTCGGCGTGTCACTATTCTTGGGGTATACGGGGACGACCGCGTTCTATCTCGCGACGATGGACGAGTGGTTCTTCGAGTTCATCTTGCCACACGGGTGGCCGGTCCCTCACGGAACGATCGGCGTGCTGGCAGCTATCCTTCTGGGCTCGCTAAACGCCCGGGGGACCGAGGAGAGCGGGACCTTTCAGGTCCTCGTCAGCGGGGCGAAAGTCGCCGTTCTCATCGCGTTCATCGCCGGTGCCTTCGCGTACAAAGCACCGGCAGAGACGGTCGGAACGTTCACTGCGGCCGTCTCGACCGACGTCACGGGAATCGTCTCGATCGCCGCACTCGCGTTCATCACGTTCTTCGGCTTCTCGGCCATCGCTGCCAGCGCGGGCGAAATCATCGAACCCCGAAAGACGGTTCCCCGCGCCATCGCGGCGAGCATCGTCGCCGTCACGATCCTCTACGCGTTCGTCATCGTCGCGATGGTCAACGCCCCGATCCCGGCCGAAGTCATCGCGGAAGAGGGCGAAACGGCGATGGGAAGCGTCGCGAACGCCTTCCTCGGGAGTATCGGCATGGCGCTGATCGTTGCGGGTGCGATCTTCAGCATGGTGAGTGCGTCAAACGCGAGCGTGCTCGCCGCCAGTAGCATCGGGTCGCTGATGGGGCGACAGGGGCAGGCACCGCGGCGCTTCTCCCGCATTCATCCGGTCTACGGCACGCCGTTCTGGAGCGTTACGACCGTCACTGCGACCATCGTCACCCTCATCGTCGGGTTCATCATGCTGTTTCCCGCCGAGGGTGGACTTGGCGGCATGTCTCTCGGGCTCGAAGCTCTGACCGGGTTCGCGACGTTCAATCTGCTCGCTCCCCTGTCGGTCGTCAACATCGCGCTCATCGTCTCGCGGCGGCGTTTTCCCGACATCGAGCGGCCGATCCGCGTCCCGCTCGTGCCGCTGGTACCGATCATCGGCATTCTGGCGAACCTGGCACTCATTACGAATCTACCGACCATTGGCGTCGTTGTCGGGACGGTACTCGTCGGTGCGTTGCTCGCCGCCTATCTGATCTGGGGCGGGGCTCCGGAGACCGAAGAGCTGTTCGAGCGGGTCGTCTCTCCGTACTCGCCGGACGAGATGGCGGCGCAGTCGGCCGCCAGTGGCGGCGGATCCGCGGCCGAAGCAACGCCGATCGAATCGACCAGCAACGGGACGGCAGCGACGGACGCGGACCGCTTCCGGCTCCTCGTTCCCGTCCGTCGGCCCGACCGCGCGCCGGCACACGTTCGACTGGCGGCAACGATCGGGAGTCTCCACGCGAGTAATCCGCTAATCCGGGTCGTCAACGTGACCCAGATTCCGGACCAGACACCGAGCGAGATGGTCACCGAAACCGCCGAGGAACGCGCGTCGCGAATCGGCGACGTACTCGCCGCTGCCGACATCGACGTCGACTACACCGTCGAGGGGCACATTTCGCGCGACGTCGGGTTCAGCATCGTCCAGGCGGCCAGAAACGAGCAGGCCGACCTGATTCTCATGGGGTATCCGGAGGAAAGCGCCGACGTAACCCAGCGCGTCGAGTTCGACGCCCCCTGCGACGTGCTGTTTTCCAGCGGGTTCATCGAACGAGGGTTGGGGGTGCCGGCCACCGTCAACGTCGGGGCGGGCGGCGGACCGCACCACGAGGCGCTGTTACCCTTCGTCAACGACCTCGCCGAAGACGGATCGAAGATTCACGTCATCAACGTCCGCCCCACCGGCGAGGTCGGCACTGCCGAAAATCCCGGACGTACGCTGAACGCCCTCCCGGCGGCGGGATCGGTCGAGGTTCACAACGTCACCGCCGACTCGGTCGCCGAGGGACTCGTGACGACGGCGGTAGAGAACGGCGGGATACTCGTTATCGGTGCGTCGCGGACGCGTCGCCTCCGGCAGTGGATTCTCGGGAGCACCCCGGATCGCGTCATTGACCTCGCGGATGACGCCGACGTTCCCGTTATCGTCTACGCGAGCGAGCCGAGCGTTCGCGGCGTGGCAGAGGACCTCCTCTTCCCGATCTACAGGTACCTCGCGAAGCTTGGAACACCGGATCGTCCGGTCTTAGAACGGGAGCG